The following proteins are co-located in the Acinetobacter shaoyimingii genome:
- a CDS encoding FAD-binding oxidoreductase: MNAPVALTPELLTQLTAIVGENRIKTDADSLQNWGRDHTKHFDPNPSVIVFPSTTEQVQAIVKLANQFNVAIMPSGGRTGLSAGAVAANGEIVISMDKMNQILEFFPADRMVRVQAGVVTEQLQNYAEEQGMYYPVDFASAGSSQIGGNIGTNAGGIKVIKYGMTRNWVLGLTVVTGKGDILRLNKGMIKNATGYALQHLFIGGEGTLGLVTEAEIKLERQPQDLQVMVLGVPDFDAVMPVLHAFQAKIDLTAFEFFGELAMQKVLANGHVQRPFETECPFYVLLEFEAPFEPIMDKAMEIFEHCMEQGWVLDGVLSQSLEQVESLWRLREDISESIAPFTPYKNDISVLITHVPAFIKEIDAIVSENYPDFEICWFGHIGDGNLHLNILKPADLSKDEFFGKCQVVNKYVFETVKKYDGSISAEHGVGMTKKPYLDYTRSAEEIEYMKALKQVFDPNGIMNPGKLFDLN; the protein is encoded by the coding sequence ATGAACGCTCCAGTCGCTTTAACACCTGAGTTATTGACCCAATTAACAGCCATTGTGGGTGAAAACCGCATTAAAACTGATGCGGATAGTCTCCAAAATTGGGGTCGAGATCATACAAAACATTTCGATCCAAACCCATCTGTTATTGTTTTTCCATCGACCACGGAACAAGTGCAAGCGATTGTAAAACTCGCTAACCAGTTTAATGTCGCGATTATGCCTAGTGGCGGTCGTACAGGTCTTTCAGCAGGTGCAGTGGCTGCCAATGGTGAAATTGTCATCAGCATGGACAAAATGAACCAAATTCTGGAATTTTTCCCAGCAGATCGTATGGTGCGTGTTCAAGCAGGCGTAGTGACTGAACAACTGCAAAATTATGCTGAAGAACAGGGCATGTATTATCCAGTCGATTTTGCTTCGGCAGGGTCTAGTCAAATCGGCGGAAACATCGGGACCAACGCTGGCGGTATTAAAGTCATTAAATACGGCATGACACGTAATTGGGTACTCGGTCTAACCGTAGTGACTGGTAAGGGTGACATCCTTCGTTTAAACAAAGGCATGATCAAGAACGCAACTGGTTATGCACTTCAACACTTGTTTATTGGTGGTGAAGGGACTTTAGGTTTAGTGACTGAAGCTGAAATTAAGTTGGAGCGTCAGCCACAAGATCTACAAGTGATGGTATTGGGTGTTCCAGATTTTGATGCGGTGATGCCAGTCCTTCATGCCTTTCAAGCAAAAATCGATTTAACTGCATTTGAGTTCTTTGGTGAGCTTGCAATGCAAAAGGTTTTGGCAAATGGTCATGTACAACGTCCATTTGAAACCGAATGCCCATTTTATGTATTGCTTGAATTTGAAGCGCCGTTTGAGCCGATTATGGACAAGGCGATGGAAATTTTTGAGCACTGTATGGAACAAGGCTGGGTGCTTGATGGCGTACTGAGCCAAAGTTTGGAGCAAGTTGAAAGCTTATGGCGTTTACGTGAAGATATTTCTGAATCTATTGCGCCTTTTACCCCATACAAAAATGATATTTCAGTGTTAATCACACACGTGCCTGCATTTATTAAAGAAATTGATGCGATTGTGTCTGAGAACTATCCTGACTTTGAAATCTGTTGGTTTGGTCATATTGGTGACGGGAACTTACATTTAAATATTTTAAAACCTGCTGATTTAAGCAAAGATGAGTTCTTTGGAAAATGTCAGGTGGTCAATAAATATGTGTTTGAAACCGTGAAAAAATATGACGGTTCAATTTCCGCGGAACATGGCGTAGGTATGACTAAAAAGCCATACTTAGATTACACACGTTCAGCAGAAGAAATCGAATACATGAAAGCCTTAAAACAAGTGTTCGATCCAAACGGTATTATGAACCCAGGTAAATTGTTTGATTTAAACTAA
- the serA gene encoding phosphoglycerate dehydrogenase, with translation MSQHLSLPKDKIRFLLLEGVHQNAIDTLNAAGYTNIDYRKTALEGEALKEAIKDAHFIGIRSRTQLTEEVFEAANKLIAVGCFCIGTNQVNLDAAMRRGIPVFNAPYSNTRSVAELVLAEAILLLRRVPEKSTDTHAGGWNKSAVGSFETRGKTLGIVGYGSIGSQLSVLAEGLGMHVIYYDAVTKLPLGNARQVGSLNELLATADVVSIHVPDVPSTRNFMGKEQFAQMKEGSIFINAARGTCVVIEDLADALKSGHIAGAAVDVFPKEPKANGEEFVSPLRNIPNVILTPHVGGSTMEAQANIGLEVGEKFVAYSDKGMTLSAVNFPEIALPLTEGKHRLLHIHKNIPGVLSKINNLFAEHNINISGQSLMTKGDVGYLVMDVDATASKEALDTLHNVEGTIRVRVLF, from the coding sequence ATGAGCCAACATCTCTCTTTGCCTAAAGATAAAATTCGTTTCTTGTTATTAGAAGGCGTTCATCAAAACGCGATCGACACATTAAACGCTGCTGGGTACACCAACATCGACTATCGTAAAACTGCGCTTGAGGGTGAAGCGCTGAAAGAAGCGATTAAAGATGCTCACTTTATTGGTATTCGTTCACGCACTCAATTGACTGAAGAAGTCTTTGAAGCGGCGAACAAACTCATTGCTGTGGGTTGTTTCTGTATTGGTACCAACCAAGTAAATCTAGATGCAGCGATGCGTCGTGGTATTCCAGTATTCAATGCACCTTACTCAAATACGCGTTCTGTAGCGGAACTTGTATTGGCTGAAGCCATTCTTCTTCTTCGCCGTGTACCTGAAAAATCAACAGATACACATGCAGGTGGTTGGAATAAATCAGCAGTGGGTTCGTTCGAAACACGTGGTAAAACTTTAGGTATCGTCGGTTACGGTTCTATTGGTTCACAACTTTCAGTTTTGGCTGAAGGTTTAGGTATGCATGTCATCTATTATGATGCTGTGACTAAATTGCCTTTGGGTAATGCTCGCCAAGTGGGTTCTTTAAATGAACTTTTGGCAACTGCAGACGTGGTTTCAATTCACGTACCAGATGTACCTTCAACACGTAACTTCATGGGTAAAGAACAATTTGCTCAAATGAAAGAAGGTTCTATCTTCATCAATGCTGCACGTGGTACATGTGTTGTGATTGAAGACCTCGCTGATGCATTGAAATCTGGTCACATTGCTGGTGCTGCGGTTGACGTATTCCCGAAAGAACCTAAAGCAAATGGTGAAGAATTCGTATCACCACTTCGCAACATTCCAAACGTGATCTTAACACCTCACGTCGGTGGTTCGACCATGGAAGCGCAAGCGAACATTGGTTTAGAAGTGGGTGAGAAATTTGTGGCTTACTCAGATAAGGGTATGACTTTATCTGCAGTAAACTTCCCAGAAATTGCGTTGCCATTGACTGAAGGTAAACACCGTTTACTTCATATTCATAAAAACATTCCAGGTGTATTGTCAAAAATCAACAACTTGTTTGCTGAGCACAACATCAACATCTCTGGTCAGTCTTTAATGACTAAAGGTGATGTCGGTTACTTAGTGATGGACGTTGATGCAACTGCATCGAAAGAAGCTTTAGATACACTTCATAACGTTGAAGGTACAATTCGCGTACGCGTATTGTTCTAA
- a CDS encoding EamA family transporter has protein sequence MLSLKNKPHLQALLLLLIAMISVQSSGTLAKVLFNHFPVLTVAAMRLLLSSLILAVIFKIWTIDFKQVRWKAIISYGLALAGMNALFYMSIHRLPLGIAVSFEFIGPLSVALFYARQKFDFVWVGLAILGLILLFPFDQVSHSLDPIGIAFALGAGACWALYIVAGQKPSGISGNHTVCLGMFIGMLCILPIALFTGMSPTVFEPSNLMYFIALAVLASALPFSLEMIALRNLTALSFGTLMSVEPAIAALSGFIVLGEELLWNQWLALATIITASIGCTYTTQKARKQKEKVNKTTS, from the coding sequence ATGCTGAGTTTAAAAAACAAACCCCATTTACAAGCTTTGCTGTTATTGCTGATCGCCATGATCAGCGTGCAAAGCAGTGGCACACTTGCCAAAGTACTGTTCAATCACTTTCCAGTCTTGACTGTTGCAGCAATGCGTCTGCTCTTAAGCTCGCTCATTTTGGCTGTGATTTTTAAAATTTGGACTATCGACTTTAAACAAGTTCGTTGGAAAGCCATCATCAGTTATGGTCTGGCGCTAGCTGGCATGAATGCTTTATTTTATATGTCAATCCATAGACTTCCTTTAGGTATTGCGGTTTCTTTTGAGTTTATTGGCCCCTTAAGTGTTGCGCTGTTTTATGCACGACAAAAATTTGATTTTGTTTGGGTTGGCTTAGCCATTTTAGGACTGATTTTACTTTTCCCATTTGATCAAGTTTCCCATAGCCTAGACCCCATAGGAATTGCTTTTGCCTTAGGTGCAGGTGCATGTTGGGCACTTTATATTGTGGCAGGACAGAAACCTTCTGGTATTTCAGGCAATCATACCGTGTGCTTGGGTATGTTTATTGGGATGCTGTGCATTCTGCCAATTGCACTATTTACAGGAATGTCTCCGACTGTTTTTGAGCCATCCAACCTCATGTATTTTATTGCTTTGGCTGTGTTGGCAAGTGCATTACCTTTTTCTTTAGAAATGATTGCACTTCGAAATTTAACTGCATTGAGCTTTGGAACACTGATGAGTGTAGAACCTGCCATTGCGGCACTGTCGGGATTTATCGTTTTGGGCGAAGAGTTGTTGTGGAATCAGTGGTTGGCATTGGCAACGATTATTACGGCTTCAATTGGATGCACCTATACCACGCAGAAAGCGCGTAAACAAAAAGAAAAAGTTAATAAAACCACCTCGTAG
- a CDS encoding EamA family transporter — protein MPNSQLLAVLFMVLSMVAYQISASFAKQLISVLDPLTVVTLRLCFASILILIMFRSWKIIKRLPYLKWRNLLFYSASVCLMNALFYASLGRLPQGIAVGLEFLGPLTLALISIQYKSDYIWVALAILGIGLMVPWQDANQSNFSYLGAAMALGAGVFWAFYIYFGQKVVRQNIGMHALTIAITLSALVMLSVSVVHNPTALIQTQYWPQALVIAVLATAIPYALDLMALKSLSKMTYGTLSSLSPALGAIAGWFLLHEHISLLQSIALVCIMIASIGVTYRASKQKSIPDMS, from the coding sequence ATGCCAAACTCCCAATTACTCGCTGTGCTATTCATGGTTTTATCTATGGTGGCTTATCAGATTAGTGCATCATTCGCAAAACAATTAATCTCAGTACTCGATCCATTGACCGTGGTCACACTACGCTTATGTTTTGCTTCAATTCTAATTTTAATCATGTTCCGCTCATGGAAAATCATCAAGCGACTCCCCTATTTAAAATGGCGTAATTTGTTGTTTTATAGCGCTTCTGTTTGCCTGATGAATGCATTATTTTATGCATCTTTAGGACGTTTACCACAAGGGATTGCAGTTGGGTTGGAGTTTCTTGGACCACTCACACTCGCCCTTATTTCGATTCAATATAAAAGTGATTATATTTGGGTTGCCTTAGCGATATTGGGTATTGGGCTGATGGTGCCTTGGCAAGATGCCAATCAAAGTAATTTTTCATATCTAGGCGCAGCCATGGCATTAGGTGCAGGTGTTTTTTGGGCATTTTATATTTATTTTGGTCAAAAAGTTGTACGTCAAAATATTGGCATGCATGCCTTGACTATTGCGATTACGCTTTCAGCATTGGTCATGCTGTCTGTAAGTGTGGTACATAATCCCACAGCACTTATACAGACTCAATATTGGCCTCAAGCATTGGTGATAGCTGTATTGGCCACTGCCATCCCCTATGCTTTAGATCTGATGGCACTGAAAAGTTTAAGTAAAATGACTTATGGTACGCTTTCAAGTTTATCTCCTGCACTGGGTGCAATTGCAGGTTGGTTTTTATTGCATGAACATATTAGCCTGCTTCAAAGTATTGCACTGGTCTGTATTATGATTGCTTCAATTGGGGTGACATACAGAGCCAGTAAACAGAAATCTATCCCTGATATGTCCTAG
- a CDS encoding hemerythrin domain-containing protein: protein MMNIFEALRESHDIQRDLAEKLVQTSGDTEQRRELFEKLKNELFAHSVAEDRYFYIPLMMTDSGLSITRHALAEHHEMDELLEQLTETEFSNPGWLAIAKKLSETVHHHLKEEEHGFFQQAGKILDDKEKESLAKKYQKEYNKYKKIEKDSLT, encoded by the coding sequence ATGATGAACATTTTTGAAGCTTTAAGGGAAAGTCATGATATTCAGCGAGATCTTGCTGAAAAACTGGTTCAGACTTCAGGTGATACTGAACAACGCCGTGAATTATTTGAAAAATTAAAAAATGAATTGTTTGCCCATTCTGTCGCTGAGGATCGCTATTTTTATATTCCTCTGATGATGACAGACTCTGGTCTAAGCATCACTCGTCATGCTTTGGCTGAGCACCATGAAATGGATGAATTACTTGAACAGCTCACTGAAACTGAATTTAGCAATCCGGGTTGGTTAGCAATCGCGAAAAAGCTGTCGGAAACGGTTCATCATCATTTAAAAGAAGAAGAGCACGGTTTTTTCCAGCAGGCAGGTAAAATTTTAGACGATAAAGAAAAAGAATCTTTAGCGAAGAAATATCAGAAAGAATATAACAAGTACAAGAAAATCGAGAAGGACAGTTTGACTTAA